One Stegostoma tigrinum isolate sSteTig4 chromosome 22, sSteTig4.hap1, whole genome shotgun sequence DNA segment encodes these proteins:
- the avd gene encoding avidin, protein MERQIVVIVHFLVAFLAPAILARDCNVTGFWQNELGSVLNLNEIENYELRGQFLTAVEAAKGAAGSEGRARVVGIKNNGKEPTFSLSTAWAGGSITSWVGQCLMLDDGQQILKTTWLLRSPASSLLEDWKSTRIGQDTFRPVSGDILQGIRRTSVNL, encoded by the exons ATGGAGAGACAAATCGTCGTAATCGTCCACTTCCTCGTGGCTTTCCTTGCTCCTGCAATTTTG GCGAGAGACTGCAATGTGACTGGGTTTTGGCAGAACGAGCTCGGCTCCGTTTTAAACCTGAATGAAATTGAGAATTATGAATTAAGAGGCCAATTCTTGACCGCAGTCGAGGCGGCCAAGGGTGCAGCTGGATCCGAGGGAAGAGCCCGAGTGGTTGGCATCAAGAATAACGGGAAAGAGCCAACGTTCAGTTTATCTACAGCGTGGGCTGGAG GTTCCATTACATCCTGGGTAGGTCAGTGTCTGATGCTGGATGATGGGCAGCAGATTCTGAAGACAACATGGCTGCTGAGATCTCCAGCTTCCAGCCTACTGGAGGATTGGAAATCGACACG AATTGGACAAGACACATTCCGCCCAGTCAGTGGGGATATTCTGCAAGGGATCCGTCGTACATCTGTCAATCTTTAG
- the LOC125463497 gene encoding tripartite motif-containing protein 16-like → MSAVNVLLSEDSLVCGICLKMFKDPVTIPCGHSFCLKCIQSCWDQDKDSGGHCCPQCQEQFTPRPQLLRSHVLCRVVEDFASSKGSFSEDCVAGPDDVVCDFCTHTKLQAEQSCLVCLASYCRFHLKPHQENEAFQHHNLTQPVKKLSQRRCLVHGKALDLFCRTNQTFICSVCTTKEHKNHETVTVEEEGADRKEKLFQKEREVEARIKKTLVELRFLQQKVDSIMSSSLKVECEIRGTFSVMTEAIEEATEEVIGLVENTVQAALSRADRIRSQLEQKCDELRKEEQQLKTLSKSSDHVMLVQESLALNSSLQTWDIPAFSSNVEAKLRCASKVATDLSALVTGYLGAAIRQMKNNKIKEQDRDLPTVTPLPQVSLLHLETREDFLPYAVNLTFDPNTVNNYLHLSAGNQTVTECYPESQAYPNHPERFDSLWQVLCSESLACGKYYWEVHSQTLTHNFLAKVGVVYGRMKRKGAERSCCIGENAMSWCLNVYPDAGTWLRFSTRHGNKGINLPATRCNRIGVYLDTEAGTLSFYAFSDRIILLYRFQAVFTEPLYPAFGLYSNSSLTIQHFDH, encoded by the exons ATGTCTGCTGTTAATGTGCTTCTGTCAGAGGacagcctggtgtgtgggatatgTTTGAAAATGTTCAAGGATCCTGTAACAATCCCATGTGGTCACAGTTTCTGCCTTAAATGTATTCAGAGCTGCTGGGATCAAGATAAAGATAGTGGAGGCCACTGTTGTCCTCAATGCCAAGAGCAATTCACTCCCAGACCTCAGCTTCTCAGGAGCCATGTCCTATGTAGAGTGGTTGAGGACTTTGCTTCATCGAAGGGGAGCTTTTCTGAAGACTGTGTTGCTGGCCCAGATGATGTGGTCTGCGATTTCTGCACCCACACCAAACTACAAGCAGAACAGTCCTGTCTGGTGTGCCTGGCCTCTTATTGCAGATTCCACCTGAAGCCTCACCAggagaatgaggcattccaacaCCATAACCTGACCCAGCCGGTAAAGAAGCTCAGCCAGAGACGGTGCCTAGTTCACGGAAAAGCCCTTGACTTGTTCTGCAGAACAAATCAGACCTTTATCTGCTCAGTTTGTACAACAAAGGAACACAAGAACCATGAAACAGTCACAGTAGAAGAGGAGGGAGCTGACAGAAAG GAAAAGCTTTTCCAAAAAGAACGTGAAGTAGAAGCAAGGATAAAGAAAACTCTAGTcgagctcagatttttgcaacAAAAAGTTGACTCAATCATG AGCTCTTCACTTAAAGTGGAATGTGAAATTAGAGGCACGTTCTCTGTAATGACTGAAGCCATTGAGGAAGCCACTGAAGAAGTGATTGGATTGGTCGAGAACACAGTGCAAGCAGCACTGAGCCGGGCTGACAGAATCCGGAGTCAACTCGAACAGAAATGTGATGAACTGAGAAAGGAGGAGCAGCAACTGAAAACCTTGTCAAAGAGCAGTGATCATGTGATGCTGGTGCAG GAATCTTTAGCTTTGAACTCGTCATTACAGACTTGGGATATCCCAGCATTCAGCTCCAATGTTGAAGCCAAGCTTCGCTGCGCCAGTAAGGTAGCAACTGACCTCTCAGCACTGGTTACAGGATATCTGGGAGCAGCTATCAGGCAAAtgaaaaacaacaaaataaagg AACAAGACCGGGATCTCCCTACAGTGACTCCTTTGCCTCAAGTTTCCCTGCTTCACCTGGAAACTAGAGAAGATTTCTTACCCT atgctgtgaatctgaCTTTTGATCCCAACACAGTGAATAATTATCTCCATTTATCAGCTGGAAATCAGACGGTGACAGAATGTTATCCAGAGTCACAGGCCTACCCCAATCACCCTGAGCGCTTCGACAGCTTATGGCAGGTGTTATGCAGTGAAAGCCTGGCCTGTGGTAAATACTACTGGGAGGTGCACagtcagactctcacacacaacttccTGGCCAAAGTAGGGGTTGTGTATGGGAGAATGAAGAGAAAGGGGGCAGAGCGGTCATGTTGTATTGGTGAAAATGCTATGTCCTGGTGCTTGAATGTTTACCCAGATGCGGGAACCTGGCTCCGCTTTTCTACAAGACACGGAAATAAAGGTATTAACCTCCCAGCAACCAGATGCAACCGGATTGGGGTTTACCTGGACACTGAAGCAGGCACCCTCTCGTTCTATGCGTTCAGTGATAGAATAATCCTTCTGTATAGATTCCAAGCTGTCTTCACTGAACCCCTGTATCCAGCCTTTGGCCTTTATTCCAATTCCTCTCTCACTATTCAGCACTTTGATCACTAG